A window of Pseudomonas mucidolens contains these coding sequences:
- the tcyN gene encoding L-cystine ABC transporter ATP-binding protein TcyN translates to MIVVEKLTKQFKGQVVLNGIDLEVKEGEVVAIIGPSGSGKTTFLRCLNFLEEPTSGRIKVGDIEIDGSRPLSQQQSLVRRLRQHVGFVFQSFNLFPHRTALENVIEGPLVVKKMPRDSAVTLGRSLLAKVGLAGKEDAYPRRLSGGQQQRVAIARALAMEPEVILFDEPTSALDPELVGEVLATIRSLAEENRTMVIVTHEMGFARDVANRVIFFDKGVIVEQGEAKALFANPKEERTRQFLSKFLTH, encoded by the coding sequence ATGATCGTGGTTGAAAAGCTGACCAAGCAATTCAAGGGGCAGGTGGTACTCAACGGGATTGATCTGGAAGTGAAGGAAGGCGAAGTCGTCGCCATCATCGGCCCCAGCGGTTCCGGCAAGACCACCTTCCTGCGTTGCCTGAACTTCCTCGAAGAACCGACCAGCGGCCGGATCAAGGTCGGGGATATCGAGATCGACGGCAGCCGCCCTCTCAGCCAGCAACAAAGCCTGGTACGGCGCCTGCGCCAGCATGTGGGTTTTGTGTTCCAGAGTTTTAACCTGTTCCCCCATCGCACCGCGTTGGAGAACGTCATCGAAGGTCCGCTGGTGGTCAAGAAGATGCCGCGCGACAGCGCCGTGACACTGGGCCGTTCATTGCTGGCCAAGGTCGGTCTCGCGGGCAAGGAAGACGCCTACCCGAGACGCCTTTCCGGTGGTCAGCAGCAACGGGTCGCGATTGCTCGCGCCCTGGCGATGGAACCGGAAGTGATTCTGTTCGACGAACCCACCTCGGCCCTCGATCCGGAGCTGGTGGGCGAAGTGTTGGCGACCATTCGCAGCCTGGCTGAAGAAAATCGCACCATGGTCATCGTCACCCACGAGATGGGTTTTGCGCGGGACGTGGCCAACCGGGTGATTTTCTTCGACAAGGGCGTGATCGTCGAGCAAGGTGAAGCCAAAGCGTTGTTTGCCAACCCCAAGGAAGAACGCACGCGGCAGTTCCTGAGCAAGTTCCTTACCCATTAA
- a CDS encoding SfnB family sulfur acquisition oxidoreductase → MTRSQAVAVITSDEHALIIASDLAEDLRRDSALRDRERRLPLPELEVFSRSGLWGISVPKAYGGAGVSNVTLAKVIALIAQADASLGQIPQNHFYALEVLRVNGSPAQQQRLYAEVLAGQRFGNALAELGTKTAHERITQLTRDGDGFRISGRKFYATGALYAQRIPTSVVDEHGVQHLAFVPRESLGLTVIDDWSGFGQRTTGSGSVVFDNVWVAASDVVPFQSAFERPTPVGPLAQILHAAIDTGIARAAFEDALHFVRTKTRPWIDAGNDTASEDPLTLKSFGHLSSRLHASEALLERAGEYLDRTQADPHAASVAAASIAVAEARALSTEISLAAGSTLFELAGSQATLAEHGLDRHWRNARVHTLHDPVRWKYHAVGNYYLNHENPPLRGTI, encoded by the coding sequence ATGACACGCTCTCAAGCCGTCGCGGTCATCACCAGCGATGAACACGCCTTGATAATCGCCAGCGACCTGGCCGAAGACCTGCGGCGCGACAGCGCCTTGCGCGACCGCGAGCGGCGCCTGCCGCTGCCGGAGCTGGAGGTATTTTCCCGCTCCGGCCTGTGGGGCATCAGCGTACCCAAGGCCTACGGCGGCGCCGGTGTATCGAATGTCACCCTGGCCAAGGTCATTGCGCTGATCGCTCAAGCCGATGCGTCACTGGGACAGATACCGCAAAACCATTTTTATGCCCTGGAAGTACTGCGGGTGAACGGCAGCCCTGCGCAACAACAACGCCTGTACGCCGAAGTACTGGCCGGCCAACGCTTCGGCAACGCCCTGGCGGAACTGGGCACCAAAACCGCTCACGAGCGCATCACCCAGCTGACCCGCGACGGCGACGGATTTCGCATCAGCGGCCGCAAGTTCTACGCCACCGGCGCGCTCTACGCGCAGCGGATCCCGACCTCGGTGGTGGATGAACACGGCGTGCAGCACCTGGCCTTCGTCCCGCGCGAAAGCCTGGGCCTGACGGTGATCGACGACTGGAGCGGCTTCGGCCAACGCACCACCGGCAGCGGTTCGGTGGTGTTCGACAACGTGTGGGTCGCGGCCTCTGACGTGGTCCCGTTTCAAAGCGCGTTTGAACGCCCGACGCCGGTCGGTCCGCTGGCACAAATACTTCATGCGGCCATCGACACCGGTATCGCTCGCGCGGCGTTCGAGGACGCCTTGCATTTCGTGCGCACCAAGACCCGACCCTGGATCGATGCGGGCAACGACACGGCCAGCGAAGACCCGCTGACCCTGAAAAGCTTTGGTCACCTGAGCAGCCGCCTGCACGCCAGCGAAGCCCTGCTGGAGCGTGCCGGTGAATACCTCGACCGCACCCAGGCCGATCCTCATGCCGCCTCCGTTGCCGCCGCGTCCATCGCCGTGGCCGAGGCCCGCGCCCTGAGCACCGAAATATCCCTGGCGGCCGGCAGCACCTTGTTTGAACTCGCCGGCAGCCAGGCCACCCTCGCCGAACACGGCCTGGACCGGCACTGGCGCAACGCGCGGGTGCACACCCTGCACGACCCGGTGCGCTGGAAGTACCACGCGGTGGGCAATTACTACCTCAACCATGAAAATCCGCCACTGCGAGGGACGATTTGA
- a CDS encoding SfnB family sulfur acquisition oxidoreductase, which translates to MSNLAKPPFQSDLDIAPPLLPAQVLCNDAQALDAAHALAKAARLQAGLRDQQRRLPWAEIEQFSRSGLGSISIPREYGGPQVSFVTLAEVFAIISAADPALGQIPQNHFGILHGLQSAASEAQKKVLFQRVLDGWRIGNAGPERGTKNTLELKARITRDGDDFILNGQKFYSTGALFAHWVAVKALNDDGQQVMAFVQRGSHGLRIVDDWSGFGQRTTASGTVLLNNVPVAADLVVENWRLGQVPNIQGAVSQLIQAAIDVGIAQGALEDTQRFVREHSRPWIDAKVERASDDPYVIADIGKLHIELHAAQALLRKAGQVLDHISAAPITEQSAAHASIAVAHAKVLTTEVSLLVSEKLFELAGSRATLAEFNFDRHWRNARVHTLHDPVRWKYHAIGAWHLNGKLPARHSWI; encoded by the coding sequence ATGTCCAATCTGGCAAAGCCTCCCTTCCAGAGTGATCTGGACATCGCCCCGCCCTTGTTGCCCGCCCAAGTGCTGTGCAACGACGCCCAGGCCCTCGACGCCGCCCACGCGCTTGCCAAGGCCGCTCGCCTGCAAGCCGGGCTGCGCGACCAGCAACGCCGATTACCCTGGGCCGAAATCGAGCAGTTCAGCCGCAGCGGCCTGGGCAGTATTTCCATCCCCCGCGAGTACGGCGGCCCGCAAGTGTCGTTCGTGACCCTGGCCGAAGTGTTCGCCATTATCAGCGCGGCCGACCCGGCCCTGGGGCAAATCCCGCAGAACCACTTCGGCATCCTGCACGGGCTGCAAAGCGCCGCCAGCGAAGCGCAGAAGAAGGTGCTGTTTCAACGTGTCCTGGACGGCTGGCGCATCGGCAATGCCGGCCCGGAGCGCGGAACCAAAAACACTCTGGAATTGAAAGCGCGGATCACCCGCGACGGTGACGACTTCATCCTCAACGGCCAGAAGTTCTATTCCACCGGTGCGCTGTTTGCACATTGGGTAGCGGTCAAGGCATTGAACGATGACGGTCAGCAAGTCATGGCATTTGTACAGCGTGGCAGCCACGGGCTGCGCATTGTCGATGACTGGTCGGGCTTTGGCCAACGCACCACCGCCAGCGGCACCGTGCTGCTGAACAATGTCCCGGTGGCTGCCGACCTGGTCGTGGAAAACTGGCGCCTGGGCCAGGTCCCGAACATTCAGGGCGCGGTATCACAATTGATCCAGGCCGCGATCGACGTCGGCATCGCCCAGGGCGCGCTCGAGGATACCCAGCGTTTTGTACGCGAACACTCACGACCGTGGATCGATGCCAAGGTCGAACGCGCCAGTGATGATCCCTATGTGATCGCCGACATCGGCAAACTGCACATCGAATTGCACGCCGCGCAAGCGCTACTGCGCAAAGCCGGCCAGGTCCTGGACCACATCAGCGCCGCGCCCATCACCGAACAGTCAGCCGCACACGCCTCGATTGCCGTCGCACATGCCAAGGTGCTGACCACCGAGGTCTCGTTGCTGGTCAGCGAAAAACTCTTCGAGCTGGCCGGCAGCCGCGCCACCCTCGCCGAATTCAATTTCGATCGACACTGGCGCAACGCACGTGTCCACACCCTGCATGACCCGGTGCGCTGGAAGTATCACGCCATCGGCGCCTGGCACCTCAACGGCAAGTTGCCGGCACGGCATTCCTGGATCTGA
- a CDS encoding LLM class flavin-dependent oxidoreductase, with product MRQAVPPKKKILLNAFNMNCIGHINHGLWTHPRDTSTQYKNLEYWVELAQLLERGLFDGLFIADIVGVYDVYQNAVDVPLKESIQLPVNDPLLLVSAMAAATRNLGFGLTANLSYEPPYLFARRMSTLDHLSRGRVGWNIVTGYLDSAAKAMGLREQVEHDRRYDQADEYLQVLYKLWEGSWEDDAVLNDPQARVYAQPNKVHKIEHQGEFYQVEGYHLCEPSPQRTPVLFQAGSSERGLLFAGRHAECVFISGQNKAATKLQVDKVRASAVQDGRNADDIKVFMGLNVIVGATEELAWAKHAEYLSYASAEAGVAHFSASTGIDFFQYELDEPIQYVKSNAIQSATKTLQENDWTRRKLLEQHALGGRYITLVGSPEQVADELESWINETGLDGFNLTRMVTPESYVDFIDWVIPELQRRGSYKTAYEGGTLREKIFTRDAHLPQQHTGATYRHP from the coding sequence ATGCGCCAGGCTGTGCCCCCCAAGAAGAAAATCCTGCTCAATGCCTTCAACATGAACTGCATCGGGCACATCAACCATGGACTGTGGACCCATCCTCGCGACACCTCGACCCAGTACAAGAACCTCGAATACTGGGTCGAGCTGGCACAGTTGCTGGAGCGCGGGCTGTTCGACGGGTTGTTTATCGCCGATATCGTCGGCGTATACGACGTCTACCAGAATGCTGTCGACGTGCCGCTCAAGGAGTCAATCCAATTACCGGTCAACGACCCGCTGCTACTGGTCTCGGCCATGGCCGCCGCCACCCGCAATCTTGGCTTCGGCCTGACCGCCAATCTCAGCTATGAACCGCCGTATCTGTTCGCCCGGCGCATGTCGACCCTCGATCACCTGAGTCGTGGCCGGGTGGGTTGGAACATCGTCACCGGCTACCTGGACAGTGCGGCCAAGGCCATGGGCCTGCGCGAGCAAGTCGAACATGACCGACGCTATGACCAGGCCGACGAGTACCTGCAGGTGCTGTACAAACTCTGGGAAGGCAGTTGGGAGGACGACGCGGTGCTCAACGATCCGCAAGCGCGGGTCTACGCGCAGCCGAATAAAGTCCACAAGATCGAGCATCAGGGTGAGTTCTATCAGGTCGAGGGCTATCACCTCTGCGAACCGTCTCCACAACGCACGCCCGTGCTGTTCCAGGCCGGCAGCTCGGAGCGCGGCCTGCTGTTCGCCGGCCGGCATGCCGAGTGCGTGTTTATCAGTGGACAGAACAAAGCCGCCACCAAGCTTCAGGTCGACAAGGTCCGCGCCAGCGCGGTGCAAGACGGCCGCAACGCGGACGACATCAAGGTATTCATGGGCCTCAACGTGATCGTCGGTGCCACCGAAGAACTGGCCTGGGCCAAGCACGCCGAGTACCTGAGCTACGCCAGCGCCGAGGCCGGCGTGGCGCATTTCAGCGCATCGACCGGGATTGATTTTTTCCAATACGAACTGGACGAACCGATCCAGTACGTGAAGAGCAACGCCATCCAGTCAGCCACCAAGACCCTGCAGGAAAACGACTGGACGCGCCGCAAATTACTTGAACAACACGCCCTCGGTGGTCGCTATATCACCCTGGTCGGCTCGCCCGAGCAGGTGGCCGACGAACTCGAATCCTGGATCAACGAAACCGGGCTGGATGGCTTCAACCTGACGCGCATGGTGACCCCGGAAAGCTATGTGGATTTTATCGACTGGGTGATTCCCGAGTTGCAGCGGCGAGGCTCCTACAAGACCGCGTATGAAGGCGGAACCCTGCGCGAAAAAATCTTTACGCGTGATGCGCATTTACCCCAACAACACACCGGCGCCACCTACCGCCACCCTTGA